Proteins from a single region of Streptomyces sp. HUAS 15-9:
- the ftsE gene encoding cell division ATP-binding protein FtsE translates to MIRFDNVSKVYPKQTRPALRDVSLEVEKGEFVFLVGSSGSGKSTFLRLILREERCSHGQVHVLGKDLARLSNWKVPQMRRQLGTVFQDFRLLPNKTVAENVAFAQEVIGKSRGEIRKSVPQVLDLVGLGGKDDRMPGELSGGEQQRVAIARAFVNRPKLLIADEPTGNLDPQTSVGIMKLLDRINRTGTTVVMATHDQNIVDQMRKRVIELEKGRLVRDQARGVYGYQH, encoded by the coding sequence GTGATCCGATTCGACAATGTCTCCAAGGTCTACCCCAAGCAGACCCGCCCCGCGCTCAGGGATGTGTCCCTGGAAGTGGAGAAGGGCGAGTTCGTCTTCCTCGTGGGGTCCTCCGGCTCCGGAAAGTCCACCTTCCTGCGGCTGATCCTCCGCGAGGAGCGGTGCAGCCATGGTCAGGTGCACGTCCTGGGCAAGGACCTCGCCCGCCTCTCCAACTGGAAGGTGCCGCAGATGCGCCGCCAGCTGGGGACGGTGTTCCAGGACTTCCGGCTCCTGCCGAACAAGACGGTCGCGGAGAACGTGGCCTTCGCACAGGAGGTGATCGGCAAGTCACGCGGCGAGATCCGCAAGTCCGTGCCGCAGGTGCTCGATCTCGTCGGGCTCGGCGGCAAGGACGACCGGATGCCCGGCGAGCTGTCCGGCGGTGAGCAGCAGCGCGTGGCGATCGCCCGCGCGTTCGTCAACCGGCCAAAGCTGCTGATCGCGGACGAGCCCACCGGCAACCTCGACCCGCAGACCTCCGTCGGCATCATGAAACTGCTCGACCGGATCAACCGGACGGGCACCACCGTGGTGATGGCGACGCACGACCAGAACATCGTGGACCAGATGCGCAAGCGCGTCATCGAGCTGGAAAAGGGCCGCCTCGTCCGCGACCAGGCCCGCGGCGTCTACGGCTACCAGCACTGA
- the prfB gene encoding peptide chain release factor 2, translating to MAVLDVSEELKSLSSTMESIEAVLDLDKLRADIAVLEEQAAAPSLWDNPDEAQKITSKLSHLQAEVRKAEALRGRIDDLAVLFEMAEEEDDPDTRAEAESELAAVRKALDEMEVRTLLSGEYDSREALVNIRAEAGGVDAADFAEKLQRMYLRWAEQRGYKTEVYETSYAEEAGIKSTTFAVQVPYAYGTLSVEQGTHRLVRISPFDNQGRRQTSFAGVEVLPVVEQSDHVEIDESDLRIDVYRSSGPGGQGVNTTDSAVRITHIPTGIVVSCQNERSQIQNKATAMNVLQAKLLERRRQEEQAKMDALKGDGGNSWGNQMRSYVLHPYQMVKDLRTEHEVGNPEAVFNGEIDGFLEAGIRWRKQQEK from the coding sequence GTGGCAGTCCTCGATGTATCCGAAGAGCTCAAGTCCCTCTCCTCGACCATGGAGTCGATCGAGGCCGTTCTGGACCTCGACAAGCTGAGGGCAGACATCGCCGTGCTCGAGGAGCAGGCGGCCGCGCCGTCCCTGTGGGACAACCCGGACGAGGCGCAGAAGATCACCAGCAAGCTGAGCCATCTGCAGGCCGAGGTCAGGAAGGCCGAGGCGCTGCGGGGGCGGATCGACGATCTCGCCGTGCTCTTCGAGATGGCCGAGGAGGAGGACGACCCGGACACCCGCGCCGAGGCGGAGTCTGAGCTCGCCGCCGTCCGCAAGGCGCTGGACGAGATGGAGGTCCGGACGCTGCTCAGCGGTGAGTACGACTCCCGTGAGGCGCTCGTCAACATCCGGGCGGAAGCCGGTGGCGTCGACGCCGCCGACTTTGCCGAAAAGCTTCAGCGCATGTATCTGCGCTGGGCCGAGCAGCGCGGCTACAAGACCGAGGTCTACGAGACCTCGTACGCGGAGGAGGCGGGCATCAAGTCCACCACCTTCGCCGTCCAGGTGCCGTACGCCTACGGAACGCTCTCGGTCGAGCAGGGCACGCACCGCCTCGTGCGTATCTCGCCCTTCGACAACCAGGGCCGCCGCCAGACCTCCTTCGCGGGTGTCGAGGTCCTGCCCGTCGTGGAGCAGTCCGACCACGTCGAGATCGACGAGTCCGACCTGCGCATCGACGTCTACCGGTCCTCCGGCCCCGGTGGCCAGGGCGTCAACACCACCGACTCCGCCGTGCGCATCACGCACATTCCCACCGGCATCGTCGTCTCCTGCCAGAACGAGCGGTCGCAGATCCAGAACAAGGCCACCGCCATGAACGTGCTGCAGGCCAAGCTCCTCGAGCGGCGCCGGCAGGAGGAGCAGGCCAAGATGGACGCCCTCAAGGGCGACGGCGGCAACTCCTGGGGCAACCAGATGCGTTCGTACGTGCTCCACCCGTACCAGATGGTCAAGGACCTGCGGACGGAGCACGAAGTCGGCAACCCCGAGGCCGTGTTCAACGGTGAGATCGACGGCTTCCTGGAGGCCGGCATTCGCTGGCGCAAGCAGCAGGAGAAGTAA
- a CDS encoding serine/threonine-protein kinase — protein sequence MARKIGSRYTANQILGRGSAGTVWLGEGPEGPVAIKLLREDLASDQELVGRFVQERTALLGLEHPNVVSVRDLVVDGNDLALVMDLVRGTDLRTRLERERRLAPEAAVAIVADVADGLAAAHAAGVVHRDVKPENVLLDMQGPLGPGGAHPALLTDFGVAKLIDSPKRTRATKIIGTPDYLAPEIVEGLPPRAAVDIYALATVLYELLAGFTPFGGGHPGAVLRRHVTETVVPLPGIPEELWQLIVQCLAKGPASRLRASELAARLREQLPLLAGMPPLDVDEPDSEAAEETESAEPVPASAGEPVRRRGAVSLVPGARPDSNRDTHTSMRVPGPDELAGGARGTARAPRASGAPRPGSARHRAVTRRRRITLGVAGAVLAAAVGAGAWWATSDDNADAPPKDTHTSSTP from the coding sequence TTGGCACGGAAGATCGGCAGCCGGTACACCGCCAACCAGATCCTGGGGCGGGGCAGCGCCGGCACGGTGTGGCTGGGCGAGGGTCCGGAGGGTCCCGTCGCCATCAAGCTGCTGCGCGAGGATCTCGCGTCCGACCAGGAGCTCGTCGGACGCTTCGTGCAGGAGCGCACGGCGCTGCTCGGGCTCGAGCATCCGAACGTCGTGTCGGTGCGCGACCTGGTCGTGGACGGCAACGACCTGGCGCTCGTCATGGACCTGGTCCGGGGCACGGACCTGCGCACCCGCCTGGAGCGGGAACGCCGGCTGGCGCCCGAGGCGGCGGTGGCGATCGTCGCGGACGTGGCGGACGGGCTGGCCGCGGCGCACGCGGCCGGGGTCGTGCACCGGGACGTGAAGCCGGAGAACGTGCTGCTGGACATGCAGGGGCCGCTGGGCCCCGGCGGTGCGCACCCCGCCCTGCTGACGGACTTCGGCGTCGCCAAGCTGATCGACTCCCCGAAGCGGACCCGTGCCACGAAGATCATCGGTACGCCGGACTATCTGGCCCCGGAGATCGTGGAGGGGCTGCCCCCGCGCGCGGCGGTGGACATCTACGCCCTGGCGACCGTGCTCTACGAGCTGCTGGCCGGATTCACGCCGTTCGGCGGCGGGCACCCCGGGGCGGTGCTGCGGCGGCACGTGACCGAGACGGTCGTACCGCTGCCGGGGATTCCGGAAGAGCTGTGGCAGCTGATCGTGCAGTGCCTCGCGAAGGGGCCGGCCTCGCGGCTGCGGGCGTCCGAGCTGGCGGCGCGACTGCGGGAGCAGCTGCCGCTGCTGGCCGGGATGCCGCCGCTGGACGTGGACGAGCCGGATTCGGAGGCGGCCGAGGAGACGGAGTCCGCGGAGCCGGTTCCCGCGTCGGCGGGCGAGCCGGTACGACGACGGGGAGCGGTGTCCCTCGTCCCCGGCGCACGCCCGGACTCCAACCGGGACACGCATACGTCGATGAGGGTCCCGGGCCCCGACGAGCTCGCCGGCGGCGCGCGGGGCACGGCCAGAGCCCCCCGGGCCTCGGGAGCACCCCGCCCCGGCTCCGCCCGCCACCGTGCCGTCACCCGCCGCCGGAGGATCACCCTGGGCGTGGCCGGCGCGGTACTGGCGGCGGCGGTCGGCGCGGGCGCATGGTGGGCAACCTCGGACGACAACGCGGACGCGCCCCCGAAGGACACACACACATCATCGACACCCTGA
- a CDS encoding ABC transporter substrate-binding protein → MRSKSNTIRTNRAVTTLATLLAGALALTACSSNDDKKGGTESSSTTATGSGLDLPKLDGVNLEVAAVWTGQEQKNFKQVLGEFEKRTGAKVTFVPAQDPIINFLGSKIAGGQPPDVAMLPQPGAIKQAVDKKWAKPLGAEAQAELAKNYSQGWQDIGKVDGKQYGVYYKAANKSLIWYNAKAFENAGAKGPKTWQELLTAAQAVYDSGVTPFSVGGADGWTLTDWFENVYLSQAGPEKYDQLAQHKIKWTDPSVKQALTTLAQIWGKKDYVAGGADGALQTEFPASVTQTFTGGDQPKAAMVYEGDFAQVNIGETKAKVGTDAKVFPFPAVGSTAPVVSGGDAAVILKDSKGAQALATFLASPDAATIQAKLGGYLSPNKNVPASAYPNAVQQTIAKALIASGDDFRFDMSDQAPQAFGGTPGKGEWKDLQDFLKNPKDVAGTQAKLEKDAAAAYGSGS, encoded by the coding sequence ATGCGTAGCAAGAGCAACACCATCCGGACAAACAGGGCCGTCACCACACTCGCCACCCTCCTCGCGGGAGCACTCGCGCTCACCGCCTGCTCCAGCAACGACGACAAGAAGGGCGGCACCGAGAGCAGCAGCACCACCGCGACCGGCTCCGGCCTCGACCTTCCCAAGCTGGACGGCGTGAACCTGGAGGTCGCCGCCGTCTGGACCGGCCAGGAACAGAAGAACTTCAAGCAGGTCCTCGGGGAGTTCGAGAAGCGCACGGGGGCGAAGGTCACCTTCGTGCCCGCCCAGGACCCGATCATCAACTTCCTCGGTTCGAAGATCGCCGGCGGTCAGCCGCCGGACGTCGCGATGCTCCCGCAGCCCGGCGCCATCAAGCAGGCCGTGGACAAGAAGTGGGCCAAGCCGCTGGGCGCCGAGGCGCAGGCGGAGCTCGCCAAGAACTACTCGCAGGGCTGGCAGGACATCGGCAAGGTCGACGGCAAGCAGTACGGCGTCTACTACAAGGCCGCCAACAAGTCGCTGATCTGGTACAACGCCAAGGCGTTCGAGAACGCGGGCGCCAAGGGGCCGAAGACCTGGCAGGAGCTGCTGACGGCGGCCCAGGCGGTGTACGACTCCGGTGTCACCCCGTTCTCGGTCGGCGGCGCCGACGGCTGGACCCTCACCGACTGGTTCGAGAACGTCTATCTGTCCCAGGCGGGTCCGGAGAAGTACGACCAGCTCGCCCAGCACAAGATCAAGTGGACGGATCCGTCGGTGAAGCAGGCGCTCACCACGCTCGCCCAGATCTGGGGCAAGAAGGACTATGTGGCGGGCGGCGCGGACGGCGCGCTGCAGACGGAGTTCCCGGCCTCGGTCACCCAGACCTTCACGGGCGGTGACCAGCCGAAGGCGGCCATGGTCTACGAGGGCGACTTCGCGCAGGTCAACATCGGTGAGACCAAGGCGAAGGTGGGCACGGACGCCAAGGTGTTCCCGTTCCCGGCGGTGGGTTCCACCGCGCCGGTGGTCTCCGGCGGCGACGCGGCCGTCATCCTGAAGGACTCCAAGGGCGCCCAGGCGCTGGCCACCTTCCTGGCCTCGCCGGACGCGGCGACGATCCAGGCGAAGCTGGGCGGCTATCTCTCCCCGAACAAGAACGTGCCGGCCTCGGCGTACCCGAACGCGGTGCAGCAGACCATCGCCAAGGCGCTGATCGCCTCGGGCGACGACTTCCGCTTCGACATGTCCGACCAGGCCCCGCAGGCCTTCGGCGGCACGCCCGGCAAGGGCGAGTGGAAGGACCTCCAGGACTTCCTGAAGAACCCGAAGGACGTGGCGGGCACCCAGGCGAAGCTGGAGAAGGACGCGGCGGCGGCGTACGGCAGCGGAAGCTGA
- a CDS encoding carbohydrate ABC transporter permease, whose product MSSAATAGASPAPAAPKSRKSVTGTRRTVAALFLLPALVLLGALVVYPIGYSLVRSLYNSSGDGFTGVDNYKALFTDDGIRTALKNNIIWVVFAPTVSTALGLIFAVLTERVRWGTAFKLVVFMPMAISMLAAGIIFRLVYDQDPDKGVANAVWVGVHDTFAQSSAFPKAHPGRQSPLEPDAGGFLTSATVHTGETVALPLVGVAPDQMPDSAKKAVAAKPEPGKITGTTWQDFTRGKGVGRLGAPDPSELGYSGMRIEAVKDGKVVASAKAAADGTFTLPAAADGARLRLPASNFKAPYNGVDWLGPSLVTPAIIGSYVWMWAGFAMVLIAAGLAGVPRELLEAARVDGANEWQVFRKITVPLLAPVLAVVTVTLMINVLKVFDLVFIIAPGSSQDDANVLALELYRKGFAEDQPGIASAIAVFLLLLVIPVMWFNIRRLRQEGRR is encoded by the coding sequence ATGTCGTCGGCCGCGACGGCAGGGGCCTCACCGGCCCCTGCCGCACCGAAGAGTCGCAAGAGCGTGACCGGCACCCGCAGGACCGTGGCGGCACTCTTCCTGCTGCCCGCCCTGGTGCTGCTCGGCGCGCTCGTGGTCTACCCGATCGGGTACTCGCTCGTCCGCAGCTTGTACAACTCCTCGGGCGACGGCTTCACCGGAGTCGACAACTACAAGGCCCTGTTCACGGATGACGGCATCCGCACGGCCCTGAAGAACAACATCATCTGGGTGGTGTTCGCGCCCACGGTCTCCACGGCCCTCGGTCTGATCTTCGCGGTGCTGACCGAACGGGTGCGCTGGGGAACGGCGTTCAAGCTGGTCGTCTTCATGCCGATGGCGATCTCGATGCTGGCCGCCGGGATCATCTTCCGGCTGGTGTACGACCAGGATCCGGACAAGGGGGTCGCCAACGCCGTGTGGGTCGGTGTCCACGACACCTTCGCCCAGTCGTCGGCGTTCCCGAAGGCGCACCCGGGACGCCAGTCGCCGCTCGAGCCCGACGCGGGCGGATTCCTCACCTCGGCGACCGTGCACACGGGCGAGACGGTCGCGCTGCCCCTGGTGGGCGTGGCCCCGGACCAGATGCCCGACAGCGCGAAGAAGGCCGTGGCGGCGAAGCCCGAGCCGGGGAAGATCACCGGTACGACCTGGCAGGACTTCACGCGCGGCAAGGGCGTCGGAAGGCTCGGCGCTCCCGACCCGTCCGAGCTGGGCTACTCGGGGATGAGGATCGAGGCGGTGAAGGACGGCAAGGTGGTGGCCTCGGCGAAGGCGGCCGCCGACGGCACCTTCACGCTCCCCGCCGCCGCGGACGGCGCTCGACTGCGGCTTCCGGCGAGCAACTTCAAGGCGCCGTACAACGGCGTCGACTGGCTCGGCCCGTCGCTGGTCACCCCGGCCATCATCGGGTCGTACGTCTGGATGTGGGCGGGCTTCGCGATGGTGCTGATCGCGGCTGGACTCGCGGGCGTGCCCCGGGAGTTGCTGGAGGCGGCACGCGTCGACGGGGCGAACGAGTGGCAGGTGTTCCGGAAGATCACGGTGCCGCTGCTCGCCCCGGTCCTCGCGGTCGTCACCGTGACACTGATGATCAACGTGCTGAAGGTCTTCGACCTGGTCTTCATCATCGCGCCGGGCTCCTCCCAGGACGACGCGAACGTGCTCGCCCTGGAGCTGTACCGGAAGGGCTTCGCGGAGGACCAGCCGGGCATCGCGAGCGCGATCGCGGTGTTCCTGCTGCTGCTCGTGATCCCTGTGATGTGGTTCAACATTCGCCGGCTGAGGCAGGAGGGCAGGCGATGA
- a CDS encoding carbohydrate ABC transporter permease: protein MTTHAGSIGKTAPVESVKARQSLGSRIAGRLSGGLVRTFLLVVGLFWLVPTIGLLISSLRSPDDMSASGWWKVFAQPSQLTFDSYQRLLENGDITDSLWNTVLITVPATVLVVVIGSLAGYAFAWMEFPGRDWWFLGVVSLLVVPVQVALIPIAELFGKIGLFGTIFGVILFHVGFGLPFAVFLLRNFFAEIPRELLEAARLDGAGELRLFARVVMPLGGPAIASLGIFQFLWVWNDMLVALVFTKSGTQPITVALQTQVRQFGNNIDVLAPGAFISMVIPLAVFFAFQRQFVSGVMAGAVK from the coding sequence ATGACGACGCATGCCGGAAGCATCGGCAAGACGGCCCCCGTCGAGAGCGTGAAGGCGAGGCAGTCACTGGGCTCGCGGATCGCCGGGCGGCTCAGCGGGGGGCTGGTGCGTACCTTCCTGCTGGTCGTCGGCCTGTTCTGGCTGGTACCGACGATCGGTCTGCTCATCTCCTCGCTGCGCTCGCCGGACGACATGAGCGCGAGCGGCTGGTGGAAGGTGTTCGCCCAGCCCTCCCAGCTGACCTTCGACAGCTATCAGAGGCTGCTGGAGAACGGCGACATCACCGACTCCCTGTGGAACACGGTCCTGATCACGGTTCCGGCGACGGTCCTGGTCGTGGTCATCGGCTCCCTCGCGGGCTACGCGTTCGCGTGGATGGAGTTCCCGGGCCGCGACTGGTGGTTCCTGGGCGTGGTCAGTCTGCTGGTGGTGCCCGTACAGGTGGCGCTGATCCCGATCGCCGAACTGTTCGGAAAGATCGGCCTGTTCGGGACGATCTTCGGGGTGATCCTGTTCCATGTGGGCTTCGGTCTGCCGTTCGCGGTGTTCCTGCTGCGGAACTTCTTCGCGGAGATCCCCCGCGAACTGCTGGAGGCCGCCCGGCTCGACGGCGCCGGTGAACTGCGCCTGTTCGCACGGGTGGTGATGCCTCTGGGCGGGCCCGCGATCGCGAGCCTGGGCATCTTCCAGTTCCTGTGGGTGTGGAACGACATGCTGGTCGCCCTGGTGTTCACCAAGTCGGGCACGCAGCCGATCACGGTGGCACTGCAGACGCAGGTACGCCAGTTCGGGAACAACATCGACGTACTGGCACCCGGGGCGTTCATCTCCATGGTGATCCCGCTGGCCGTCTTCTTCGCGTTCCAGCGGCAGTTCGTGTCGGGCGTGATGGCAGGGGCGGTCAAATAG
- a CDS encoding bifunctional glycosyltransferase/CDP-glycerol:glycerophosphate glycerophosphotransferase, with amino-acid sequence MPRFSVIVPVYKVQAYLHECLDSVLSQSCADLELIAVDDCSPDACGAIINEYAARDARVRAVHLAENQGLGGARNAGMKHAQGDYLIFLDSDDTLTPHALRSIADRIKETGEPDVLVYDYARTRWTGEATRNKFARELTEQGPAPFRLDDRPGLLRVLMVAWNKACRREFVEANGFRFPPGYYEDTPWTYPVLMAAESIATLDRVCVHYRQRRQGNILSTTSRKHFDIFEQYDRVFAFLGERPELARWRPVLFRRMIDHFSTVFTKPDRLPRGTHAEFLIKARAHYRRYRAPGARVPLRSRLRHTLVRFGLHRTYRALQSAMSARRRTLGLAARLARILKAAALQLHYRIQLRLPLRADRAVFAAYWGRGYGCNPGALEAAFRTHAPHIRTAWIAHPEHHHTIPPGPHRLRPGTAAYWTALARSKYLVNNVNFDRRLRKRPGQVFVQTQHGTPLKHMGLDLQERPAAARDTDFAELLRGVDKWDYVVSANRHTTLTWERVYPGSYTTLEYGYPRNDVFQRATPADVARLREELGIPDGSVAILYAPTHRDHRRTQRLALDLDHILRCLGPRFVILTRAHYWHDGPLAEAHDRIIDVSDHPSVESLCLASDALVTDYSSIMFDYANLDRPIIVHTADWEVYEAARGTYFDLRAFPPGAIARSEDELIDIFASGHWRGSSSARLRWAFRERFCPYDDGRAAKRVVQHVVLGRTEGKPPFTPLDERRPAPSAASALARTPLATLPQPSGPLPVTEGH; translated from the coding sequence GTGCCCAGGTTCAGTGTCATCGTCCCCGTGTACAAGGTCCAGGCCTATCTGCACGAGTGCCTGGACTCGGTGCTCTCGCAGTCCTGTGCCGATCTCGAACTGATCGCCGTCGACGACTGCTCGCCGGACGCCTGCGGGGCGATCATCAACGAGTACGCGGCCCGCGACGCGCGCGTACGAGCCGTGCACCTGGCGGAGAACCAGGGCCTGGGCGGCGCCCGCAACGCGGGCATGAAGCACGCCCAGGGCGACTACCTGATCTTCCTCGACAGCGACGACACCCTCACCCCGCACGCGCTGCGCTCCATCGCCGACCGGATCAAGGAGACCGGCGAACCGGACGTCCTGGTCTACGACTACGCACGCACCCGGTGGACGGGCGAGGCCACCCGCAACAAGTTCGCACGCGAGCTGACCGAACAGGGCCCGGCCCCCTTCCGACTCGACGACCGCCCGGGGCTGCTGCGGGTCCTGATGGTGGCCTGGAACAAGGCCTGCCGACGGGAGTTCGTCGAGGCGAACGGCTTCCGCTTCCCGCCGGGCTACTACGAGGACACTCCCTGGACCTACCCGGTCCTGATGGCTGCGGAGTCCATCGCGACCCTCGACCGGGTGTGCGTGCACTACCGGCAGCGCCGCCAGGGCAACATCCTGTCCACCACCAGCCGCAAGCACTTCGACATCTTCGAGCAGTACGACCGGGTGTTCGCGTTCCTCGGCGAGCGGCCCGAACTCGCCCGCTGGCGGCCGGTGTTGTTCCGCCGCATGATCGACCACTTCTCGACGGTGTTCACCAAGCCCGACCGGCTGCCGCGCGGCACCCACGCCGAGTTCCTGATCAAGGCCCGCGCGCACTACCGCCGTTACCGCGCCCCCGGCGCCCGTGTCCCCCTGCGCTCGCGCCTGCGCCACACCCTCGTCCGCTTCGGCCTGCACCGCACCTACCGCGCCCTGCAGTCGGCGATGTCCGCGCGCCGCCGCACCCTCGGGCTCGCCGCCCGGCTCGCCCGCATCCTGAAGGCCGCCGCCCTCCAGCTGCACTACCGCATCCAGCTGCGCCTCCCGCTGCGCGCCGACCGTGCCGTCTTCGCCGCCTACTGGGGACGCGGCTACGGCTGCAACCCGGGCGCGCTGGAGGCCGCGTTCCGCACGCACGCCCCGCACATCCGCACGGCGTGGATCGCCCACCCCGAGCACCACCACACGATCCCGCCTGGCCCGCACCGGCTGCGCCCCGGCACGGCCGCCTACTGGACGGCACTGGCCCGCTCCAAGTACCTGGTCAACAACGTCAACTTCGACCGCCGACTGCGCAAGCGCCCCGGCCAGGTCTTCGTCCAGACCCAGCACGGCACCCCCCTCAAGCACATGGGCCTGGACCTCCAGGAACGCCCGGCGGCCGCCCGCGACACGGACTTCGCGGAGCTCCTGCGGGGCGTCGACAAGTGGGACTACGTCGTGTCCGCCAACCGCCACACCACCCTGACCTGGGAGCGCGTCTACCCCGGCAGCTACACCACGCTGGAGTACGGCTACCCGCGCAACGACGTCTTCCAGCGGGCCACCCCGGCGGACGTGGCCCGGCTGCGCGAGGAACTCGGCATCCCCGACGGCTCGGTCGCGATCCTCTACGCCCCCACCCACCGCGACCACCGCCGTACCCAGCGCCTCGCCCTCGACCTGGACCACATCCTGCGCTGTCTGGGCCCGCGCTTCGTGATCCTGACGCGCGCCCACTACTGGCACGACGGCCCGCTCGCCGAGGCCCACGACCGGATCATCGACGTCAGCGACCACCCGAGCGTCGAGTCACTCTGCCTCGCCTCGGACGCGCTGGTCACCGACTACTCGTCGATCATGTTCGACTACGCCAACCTCGACCGGCCGATCATCGTGCACACCGCCGACTGGGAGGTGTACGAGGCGGCCCGCGGCACCTACTTCGACCTGCGCGCCTTCCCGCCGGGCGCGATCGCGCGCAGCGAGGACGAGTTGATCGACATCTTCGCGTCCGGCCACTGGCGCGGCTCCAGCTCGGCCCGGCTGCGCTGGGCGTTCCGGGAGCGCTTCTGCCCGTACGACGACGGACGCGCCGCCAAGCGGGTCGTCCAGCACGTCGTACTGGGCCGGACCGAGGGAAAGCCGCCGTTCACCCCGCTCGACGAGCGCCGCCCGGCGCCGTCGGCGGCCTCGGCGCTCGCCCGCACCCCGCTCGCCACCCTTCCGCAACCTTCCGGCCCCCTCCCCGTCACCGAGGGCCACTGA